A single Brevundimonas sp. SL130 DNA region contains:
- a CDS encoding helix-turn-helix domain-containing protein — translation MAVQHDALDPIDVHVGSQLRALRQRERLTQAKLAQSLGVTFQQVQKYERGVNRMAASTLARASAALGCSVMDFYPKVDGAGEPSRGEVLDELASLYDSMGGRQRAALLGTARALATVR, via the coding sequence ATGGCCGTACAGCATGATGCGCTTGACCCGATTGACGTCCATGTGGGGTCACAGCTCAGGGCATTGCGCCAACGCGAACGCCTGACGCAGGCCAAGCTGGCCCAGTCGCTGGGGGTCACGTTTCAACAGGTGCAGAAGTACGAGCGCGGCGTGAACCGCATGGCCGCTTCGACCCTGGCTAGGGCGTCTGCGGCGCTGGGCTGTTCGGTGATGGATTTCTATCCGAAGGTGGACGGGGCCGGAGAGCCGTCACGCGGCGAAGTCCTGGACGAACTGGCCAGCCTCTACGACAGCATGGGCGGCCGGCAGCGCGCCGCCTTGCTGGGTACGGCGCGCGCCTTGGCGACTGTGCGCTGA
- a CDS encoding TetR/AcrR family transcriptional regulator: MTTSTARPRPPIKSKAQRREEAMNRILDAAEALFARDGLHGVTLKAVAAEAGVDTALVHYYFEDKTRLFSATFGRRAEVVNQMRLDSLNRYEAEQGEAMTVRGLLESFLKPMFMLLEDGDPAWLNYAALVAQVNNTPVWGGDTMHQHFDPVVQRFIALLKRIAPEVPERQLFWFYHLLSGALTLSLAQTGRIDVLSGGECRSSEMLAICEAMEVVFTGGFEAIRHPSTSWDTAAKGKS; the protein is encoded by the coding sequence ATGACGACCAGCACCGCCCGCCCCCGCCCGCCGATCAAGTCCAAGGCGCAAAGGCGCGAAGAGGCGATGAACCGCATCCTTGATGCGGCCGAAGCCCTGTTTGCGCGGGACGGCCTGCACGGCGTCACCCTGAAGGCGGTCGCCGCCGAAGCCGGCGTCGATACGGCACTGGTCCACTATTATTTCGAGGACAAGACACGGCTGTTCAGCGCCACCTTCGGCCGCCGCGCCGAGGTGGTGAACCAGATGCGTCTGGACAGCCTGAACCGCTACGAGGCGGAACAGGGCGAAGCGATGACCGTGCGCGGGCTCCTCGAGTCCTTCCTCAAGCCCATGTTCATGCTGTTGGAAGATGGGGATCCCGCCTGGCTGAACTATGCGGCCCTGGTGGCGCAGGTGAACAACACCCCTGTCTGGGGCGGCGACACCATGCACCAACATTTCGATCCCGTGGTGCAGCGCTTCATCGCCCTGCTCAAACGCATCGCCCCGGAGGTGCCCGAGCGCCAGCTTTTCTGGTTCTACCATCTGCTCTCCGGCGCCCTGACCCTCTCCCTCGCCCAGACCGGACGGATCGACGTCCTGTCGGGCGGCGAGTGCCGATCATCAGAGATGCTGGCCATCTGCGAGGCGATGGAAGTCGTCTTCACCGGGGGGTTCGAAGCGATCCGGCATCCCTCGACATCTTGGGACACGGCAGCGAAGGGGAAGTCGTGA
- a CDS encoding amidohydrolase — protein MADVGTWFARHGAEIVAWRRDLHAHPELAFEEHRTSAFVAERLRDWGLEVHTGIAGTGVVGVLRGTGGPDAPALGLRADMDALPIEEATGASHSSQRRGVMHACGHDGHTAMLLGAARRIVDLVQDRGRFAGDVVFIFQPAEENEGGGQRMVEEGLFERFPVRQVFALHNLPGLEVGRFVTRPGAMLAGFDTFDIRIEADGGHAANPADGGDAVVAAAALIMGFQTIVPRQTPASSAALLAVTMVSGGTAHNILPDAVTLGGSLRWFERPVIEEIRRRMEAHRQGVATAYGVRITMAYRERYPALLNDVAAMELAARAARRAVGDERVATNIAPVMGSEDFAFMLEHVPGAYLGFGNGPGEGGCLLHNPRYDFNDGALESGVAFWTALVETFFEEARPADGPEPQL, from the coding sequence ATGGCGGACGTCGGGACCTGGTTTGCCCGGCATGGAGCCGAGATCGTCGCCTGGAGGCGGGATCTCCATGCCCACCCTGAACTGGCCTTCGAAGAACACAGAACCTCGGCCTTCGTCGCCGAGCGTCTGCGTGATTGGGGGCTGGAGGTTCATACCGGGATCGCCGGGACCGGGGTTGTCGGGGTCCTGCGTGGAACGGGCGGGCCGGACGCGCCTGCCCTCGGCCTGCGGGCGGACATGGACGCCCTGCCGATCGAGGAAGCGACCGGCGCCAGCCACAGCTCGCAGCGCCGCGGCGTGATGCATGCGTGTGGCCACGACGGCCACACCGCCATGCTCTTGGGCGCGGCGCGCAGGATCGTCGATCTGGTGCAGGACCGCGGCCGGTTCGCCGGCGACGTCGTCTTCATCTTCCAGCCCGCCGAAGAGAATGAAGGCGGCGGCCAGCGCATGGTCGAGGAAGGCTTGTTCGAGCGGTTCCCGGTTCGTCAGGTTTTCGCCCTGCACAATCTTCCAGGCCTGGAGGTGGGCCGGTTCGTGACAAGGCCCGGCGCCATGCTTGCGGGCTTTGACACCTTCGACATCCGGATCGAGGCTGACGGCGGACATGCGGCCAATCCCGCCGATGGCGGCGACGCCGTCGTCGCGGCGGCGGCCCTGATCATGGGGTTCCAAACCATCGTGCCGCGTCAGACGCCGGCGAGTTCGGCCGCGCTTCTGGCTGTGACGATGGTATCAGGCGGGACGGCGCACAACATCCTGCCGGACGCGGTGACGCTGGGCGGATCATTGCGCTGGTTCGAGCGCCCGGTGATCGAGGAGATCCGGCGCCGGATGGAGGCGCATCGTCAGGGGGTCGCCACGGCCTATGGCGTGCGGATCACCATGGCCTATCGCGAGCGGTATCCCGCACTTCTGAACGATGTTGCCGCAATGGAGCTCGCAGCCCGCGCCGCGCGCCGCGCCGTGGGAGATGAGCGCGTCGCGACGAACATTGCACCCGTCATGGGGTCCGAGGACTTCGCCTTCATGCTGGAACATGTCCCCGGGGCCTACCTCGGCTTCGGAAACGGCCCAGGCGAGGGCGGATGCCTGCTCCACAATCCCCGATACGATTTCAATGACGGCGCTCTGGAATCAGGCGTCGCCTTCTGGACCGCCCTGGTCGAGACCTTCTTTGAAGAGGCCCGACCGGCCGACGGACCGGAGCCGCAGCTTTAA
- a CDS encoding carboxylesterase/lipase family protein yields MDEAQPLVHAPAGLLRGRREGDARVWRGVPYAAPPVDHLRWRRPQPHPGWQGERDAGQFGLPGPQAGPADVADLVSIGGAPEPTSEDCLTLNIWAPTQVASGAPVMVWLHGGSNRMGAGSLPFYDGQAFARDGVVLVTVNYRLGHFGFFAHPALTREAPRDQPLGAQGLLDQIAALEWIRNNIPAFGGDPANVTLFGESAGGLDILALMTTPRARGLFQKAIVQSGGGWLPATPLKTAEARGVAAMTALGVAGTDVADLRAVPSGRLAGVEGGFGPVIDGRLLVRDPINAFARGDFADIPLMIGVNSGEDSLLNYGDGVKRFRSMIKPNAALARLYPEAGGDEDQLVRLGFRDFGFAGPARWIAARPRRSRAWLYAFDYVEEARRDTMSRAAHGAEIFHVFETLDHRPDGAPPASAADRAVAAALHARWVAFARDGDPGADWPAYDRTQDAWRVFDATPGGTMRRGWWKASLDHHERKARLLILVIRARDRLRRLLSARGI; encoded by the coding sequence ATGGATGAGGCGCAGCCGCTTGTTCACGCTCCTGCGGGATTGCTGAGAGGACGGCGCGAGGGCGACGCCAGGGTGTGGCGCGGGGTGCCCTATGCGGCGCCGCCGGTCGATCATCTTCGGTGGCGCCGGCCGCAGCCGCATCCGGGCTGGCAGGGCGAGCGTGACGCGGGTCAGTTCGGACTCCCTGGGCCGCAGGCCGGTCCCGCCGATGTCGCCGACCTTGTCTCAATCGGCGGCGCGCCTGAACCGACGTCCGAGGATTGCCTGACGCTGAACATCTGGGCTCCGACGCAGGTCGCGAGCGGGGCGCCCGTCATGGTCTGGCTGCACGGCGGCTCTAACCGCATGGGCGCGGGATCTCTGCCCTTCTACGACGGCCAGGCCTTTGCCCGGGACGGCGTGGTTCTGGTCACCGTCAACTACCGACTGGGTCATTTCGGATTCTTCGCCCACCCTGCCCTGACGCGCGAGGCCCCGCGAGACCAGCCCCTGGGCGCTCAGGGTCTGCTCGATCAGATTGCGGCCCTGGAGTGGATCCGTAACAACATACCGGCCTTCGGGGGGGATCCGGCCAATGTCACCCTGTTCGGGGAATCGGCAGGCGGACTGGATATCCTGGCGCTGATGACGACCCCGCGCGCGCGGGGCCTGTTCCAAAAGGCGATCGTCCAGTCCGGCGGCGGCTGGCTGCCGGCGACGCCGCTGAAGACGGCCGAGGCCCGGGGCGTGGCGGCCATGACCGCTTTGGGCGTGGCCGGGACGGACGTTGCAGACCTGCGCGCTGTGCCTTCGGGCCGTCTTGCCGGGGTCGAGGGCGGTTTCGGACCGGTTATCGACGGCCGCCTTCTGGTGCGCGACCCGATCAACGCCTTCGCTCGTGGAGACTTTGCCGACATCCCGTTGATGATCGGGGTCAACAGTGGCGAGGATTCACTGCTGAATTATGGTGACGGCGTGAAGCGGTTCCGATCCATGATCAAGCCGAACGCGGCTCTCGCACGGCTGTACCCTGAGGCTGGGGGTGATGAGGACCAGCTTGTCCGCCTGGGTTTCCGCGACTTCGGATTCGCCGGCCCCGCGCGCTGGATCGCCGCGCGCCCCCGCCGGTCCAGGGCATGGCTCTATGCCTTCGACTATGTGGAAGAGGCGCGCCGCGACACCATGAGCCGAGCGGCCCACGGCGCCGAGATTTTTCACGTCTTCGAGACCCTGGATCATCGGCCGGACGGGGCGCCGCCTGCAAGCGCTGCGGATCGCGCGGTCGCTGCGGCCCTCCACGCGCGTTGGGTTGCGTTCGCCCGGGACGGAGATCCCGGCGCGGACTGGCCCGCCTATGACCGAACGCAGGATGCGTGGCGCGTCTTCGATGCGACGCCGGGCGGAACAATGCGTCGGGGCTGGTGGAAGGCGTCTCTGGACCACCACGAACGCAAGGCTCGCCTGCTGATCCTTGTGATACGGGCTCGGGATCGCCTGCGACGGCTTCTTTCAGCTAGGGGTATTTGA
- a CDS encoding cellulase family glycosylhydrolase, which yields MSERDDKARGAAVASLTRIGLGGGAFRDELGRDLMLRGVNFGGDSKVPFSPSQPTYLPTDFADHRTVSFVGRPAPLDEIDSHFARLRRWGFNCLRLLTTWEAVEHAGPGLYDDAYLDYYAEVCRRAGAHGLYVLVDFHQDAWARMSGGDGAPGWTFEAAGLDFTRFHASGAAHVMQHAYDPVLGGRQDSYPVMSWSGNYARPANGVMWTLFFAGRDLAPGATVAGVHLQDMFQDHYLGAMQALAARLVGMDHVLGFDSLNEPGAGYIGKALSDPIVRYRGPIWSPLDGLALLSGLSCTLPVVAPGQGICGETRLNTDGISVWLPGREDPFRAAGVWDIREGQAVALKEDHFKLRSGQPIDVARDCMAPFFHRVAGTVRALRPDWLLFAEVDPFEAFMGHGFPDGCPPNTVNASHWYDLTTLVTKRFEFGGRHVLTGETRDTRAAIEQSYVVEMGRIKSAGDRLNGEAPTLLGECGIPYDLNGAEAYRRWAEGERGPQLWESHTLALDMMYNAIDQLGLSSTQWNYTASNRNDPMIGDGWNQEDLSIWSADQATTPDDPNSGGRAVEGFCRPFVRAAQGRLVQQRFDRDSGVFDAEIEVRGTATGPTEIYVPSVQYPNGYDLAVSGGAVVRNDGQIVSIAADGETLVVRVTRR from the coding sequence ATGTCTGAACGTGACGACAAGGCGAGGGGGGCGGCCGTCGCCTCCCTGACTCGGATCGGCCTTGGGGGAGGCGCCTTTCGGGATGAGCTGGGGCGCGATCTGATGCTGCGCGGCGTCAATTTCGGCGGCGACAGCAAGGTCCCGTTCAGCCCGAGCCAGCCGACCTATCTGCCGACGGATTTTGCGGATCACAGGACGGTCAGTTTCGTCGGGCGGCCCGCGCCCCTGGACGAGATCGACAGCCATTTCGCCAGACTGCGGCGCTGGGGCTTCAACTGCCTGCGGCTGCTGACAACCTGGGAGGCGGTCGAACACGCTGGGCCGGGACTCTATGATGACGCCTATCTCGACTACTATGCCGAGGTTTGTCGAAGGGCCGGCGCTCACGGCCTCTATGTTCTCGTCGATTTTCACCAGGACGCCTGGGCCCGGATGTCCGGGGGCGACGGGGCGCCCGGCTGGACCTTCGAGGCGGCGGGGCTCGATTTCACCCGCTTCCATGCCTCCGGCGCGGCCCATGTCATGCAGCACGCCTATGATCCGGTGCTGGGCGGACGCCAGGACAGCTACCCGGTCATGAGCTGGAGCGGGAACTACGCGCGGCCCGCCAATGGCGTGATGTGGACCCTGTTCTTTGCTGGCCGGGATCTGGCGCCGGGCGCGACGGTCGCAGGCGTTCATCTGCAGGACATGTTCCAGGACCACTATCTGGGAGCCATGCAAGCCCTGGCCGCCCGGCTGGTCGGCATGGATCATGTTCTGGGATTTGACAGCCTGAACGAGCCGGGCGCCGGCTATATTGGCAAGGCCCTGTCTGATCCCATCGTCCGCTACCGGGGGCCGATCTGGTCGCCGCTCGACGGTCTGGCCCTTCTTTCGGGCCTGTCCTGCACCCTGCCGGTCGTGGCCCCCGGTCAGGGGATCTGCGGCGAGACCCGCCTAAACACCGACGGGATCTCCGTCTGGCTGCCGGGACGCGAGGATCCGTTCCGCGCCGCCGGCGTCTGGGACATCCGCGAGGGGCAGGCCGTCGCGCTGAAGGAGGACCATTTCAAACTCAGGTCCGGCCAGCCCATCGACGTGGCCCGGGACTGTATGGCGCCCTTCTTCCACCGTGTCGCCGGGACCGTGCGCGCGCTGCGTCCGGATTGGCTTCTGTTCGCGGAGGTGGACCCGTTTGAAGCCTTCATGGGGCATGGCTTCCCCGACGGATGTCCGCCCAATACGGTCAACGCCAGCCACTGGTATGATCTGACGACCCTGGTGACAAAGCGGTTCGAGTTCGGGGGCCGGCATGTGCTGACCGGTGAGACGCGAGACACGCGGGCCGCAATCGAACAGAGCTACGTCGTCGAGATGGGCCGGATCAAGTCCGCAGGGGACCGGTTGAACGGCGAGGCGCCGACCCTGCTCGGGGAATGCGGCATCCCGTACGATCTGAACGGGGCGGAAGCCTACCGGCGCTGGGCCGAAGGAGAACGTGGCCCGCAACTCTGGGAGTCACACACCCTGGCCCTGGACATGATGTACAATGCGATCGACCAACTGGGCCTGTCCTCGACCCAGTGGAACTATACGGCGTCCAATCGCAACGATCCGATGATCGGCGACGGCTGGAACCAGGAAGACCTGTCGATCTGGTCGGCGGATCAGGCGACGACGCCGGACGATCCGAACAGCGGCGGGCGCGCGGTGGAGGGCTTCTGTCGCCCGTTCGTCCGGGCCGCTCAGGGGCGCCTCGTCCAGCAGCGTTTTGATCGCGACAGCGGCGTGTTCGACGCCGAGATCGAGGTGCGCGGGACCGCGACAGGCCCGACGGAAATCTATGTGCCGTCCGTCCAGTACCCGAACGGTTATGATCTTGCCGTGAGCGGCGGAGCGGTGGTTCGAAACGACGGCCAGATCGTCAGCATTGCCGCGGACGGCGAAACCCTGGTCGTGAGGGTCACGCGCCGCTGA
- a CDS encoding TonB-dependent receptor: protein MALIWCGAAQAQQAVPEPDTSPALEEVVVTAERRTSNLQQTPIAAAVFSGEQLQNKGVTNIESLQFAAPSVTVQNSGMGNSFNIRGIGKTENSSSIGVGVITYRDGVAAFPAYLQNEPLYDIASLELLRGPQGTFAGQNATGGAVFITEKNPDLSDVGGYFTGQFGNYDQVRLQGALNVPVTDTLAVRLAFNTEQRDSFYNVVEGAPTAGDPGAVDNQSYRVSVLWQPTDALRVLFKTDYSKLDLGGYPTTPVGSTDGLFDIRTNGPFAAQDEMLRSVLNISYTFDNGIILRSISGYQDGSSLVDSDTDGTATLPFTSHIDVSQRLWSQEFNLISPDTGPLRWIVGAYYQDDLITFPEGGYITTQYLSSTVPLLVATTLVGRNPKTTAAVFGQVSYDLTDRLELQVGARFSRSTVENEAVSAIPALGLSITQDDRVVDEKVTGKVALNWTLDEDNFLYGFVATGYKAGGLNGPNILGVTPGAFEGEEVVDFEAGWKATMLDGRLRTQIGGYYNIYENFQVIIGDPTTPTITTISNVTGETKIYGLEASAQGRFGALGLDAGLSLSHSELGDFFAIDQRGSLTGGCDPDTGPASSNCVNVGGNAQTYAPEMTVNLGLEYDFAVAGGVLTPRVDYSHISETFGTIFANEARGDRLEPRNIVNAQLTFEPSGDAWKVQAYGTNVFDEEYIGAVKSGQRYAGPPRQYGVRITRSF, encoded by the coding sequence TTGGCACTGATCTGGTGCGGAGCGGCTCAGGCGCAGCAGGCGGTTCCGGAGCCGGACACGAGCCCGGCGCTGGAGGAGGTCGTGGTCACGGCCGAGCGCCGCACCAGCAACCTGCAGCAGACGCCGATCGCGGCGGCGGTCTTCAGTGGCGAGCAACTGCAGAACAAGGGTGTGACCAACATCGAATCCCTGCAGTTCGCCGCGCCATCGGTGACGGTTCAGAACTCGGGCATGGGCAACAGCTTCAATATCCGCGGGATCGGCAAGACCGAGAACTCCTCGAGCATCGGCGTGGGGGTCATCACCTACCGGGACGGCGTCGCGGCCTTTCCGGCCTATCTGCAGAACGAACCTCTCTATGACATCGCAAGCCTGGAACTGCTCCGCGGTCCCCAGGGGACGTTCGCCGGCCAGAACGCCACGGGCGGAGCGGTCTTCATTACCGAGAAGAACCCCGACCTGTCGGATGTCGGCGGCTATTTCACCGGCCAGTTCGGCAACTACGACCAGGTCCGCCTGCAAGGCGCATTGAATGTGCCGGTCACCGACACCCTCGCCGTGAGACTGGCCTTCAACACGGAACAGCGCGACAGCTTCTACAATGTCGTCGAGGGGGCCCCCACCGCCGGCGATCCGGGGGCCGTGGACAACCAGAGCTACCGCGTCAGCGTCTTGTGGCAGCCCACCGACGCTCTGCGCGTTCTGTTCAAGACCGATTACAGCAAATTGGATCTCGGGGGCTATCCCACCACCCCCGTCGGCTCGACGGACGGTCTGTTCGACATCCGCACCAACGGGCCGTTCGCGGCTCAGGACGAGATGCTCCGGTCCGTTCTGAATATCAGTTATACGTTCGACAACGGCATCATACTGCGGTCGATCTCGGGCTATCAGGACGGCAGCTCGCTGGTCGATTCCGATACGGATGGGACCGCGACCCTGCCGTTCACCTCCCACATCGATGTGAGCCAGAGGCTCTGGTCACAGGAGTTCAATCTGATTTCGCCCGACACCGGCCCGCTGCGCTGGATTGTCGGGGCCTATTATCAGGATGATCTGATCACCTTCCCCGAGGGGGGGTACATCACCACCCAGTATCTCTCATCGACCGTGCCCCTCCTGGTCGCGACCACCCTTGTGGGACGCAATCCGAAGACAACCGCGGCCGTCTTCGGCCAGGTGAGCTATGACCTCACGGACCGGTTGGAGCTTCAGGTGGGCGCACGCTTCTCGCGCTCGACGGTCGAGAACGAGGCCGTCAGCGCCATCCCGGCCCTGGGGCTTTCGATCACTCAGGACGACCGGGTCGTGGATGAGAAGGTCACGGGCAAGGTCGCGCTGAACTGGACGCTCGATGAGGACAACTTCCTCTATGGCTTCGTGGCGACCGGCTACAAGGCCGGCGGGCTGAACGGCCCGAACATCCTGGGCGTCACCCCGGGAGCCTTCGAGGGCGAGGAGGTCGTCGACTTCGAGGCGGGCTGGAAGGCCACCATGCTGGACGGGCGCCTGCGGACCCAAATCGGCGGCTATTACAACATCTACGAGAACTTCCAGGTCATCATCGGCGACCCGACCACCCCGACCATCACCACCATTTCCAATGTCACCGGCGAGACGAAAATCTACGGTCTGGAAGCCTCGGCTCAGGGGCGTTTCGGAGCGCTCGGGCTGGATGCCGGATTGTCGCTGTCGCACTCGGAGCTGGGGGACTTCTTCGCCATTGACCAACGGGGCTCGCTGACGGGCGGGTGCGACCCGGACACCGGTCCGGCTTCGTCAAACTGCGTCAATGTCGGCGGCAACGCCCAGACCTATGCGCCGGAGATGACGGTCAATCTGGGCCTCGAATACGACTTCGCCGTCGCCGGCGGCGTGCTGACGCCTCGTGTCGATTACAGCCACATCTCCGAGACCTTCGGCACCATCTTCGCCAACGAGGCCCGAGGCGACCGGTTGGAGCCCCGCAACATCGTCAACGCCCAGCTGACGTTCGAACCCTCGGGGGACGCCTGGAAGGTGCAGGCTTACGGGACCAATGTCTTCGACGAGGAATACATCGGAGCCGTGAAGAGCGGACAGCGCTATGCGGGACCGCCGCGCCAATATGGCGTGCGCATCACCCGCAGCTTCTAG
- a CDS encoding helix-turn-helix domain-containing protein: MSETLELLTARERECLRLVHAHHNSKQIARTLGIKPGTVDKHCENAARKLAVENRVAAALVLAAVEGPPNDSQYEGIAMATTVAIGPVGAAERTPHDTSRRHDPAHKLARNGSHPSDDGDHGNEAADDPAFGGGHAQAGPVPDAWRGDDRTVLHRVRDVGRQVQSFDSGHGRLGSILIVFGVAAVAVWIVTALAGAEQFAFLLQTLRYGG, from the coding sequence ATGTCCGAGACTTTGGAACTGCTGACGGCGCGGGAGCGGGAGTGTCTGCGGCTGGTCCATGCTCACCATAATTCGAAGCAGATCGCGCGGACCCTGGGGATCAAGCCCGGGACGGTGGACAAGCATTGCGAGAACGCCGCGCGCAAGCTTGCGGTCGAGAATCGGGTGGCGGCTGCTTTGGTGTTGGCGGCGGTCGAGGGCCCTCCGAACGATTCCCAATACGAAGGGATCGCAATGGCGACGACTGTGGCGATCGGGCCAGTTGGAGCGGCTGAAAGGACGCCCCATGACACCTCTCGACGACACGATCCCGCCCATAAGCTGGCGCGAAATGGAAGCCATCCTAGCGACGATGGCGACCACGGAAACGAAGCGGCTGATGATCCGGCATTTGGTGGAGGGCACGCGCAAGCAGGCCCCGTTCCTGACGCCTGGCGGGGTGATGACCGAACTGTTCTACATCGCGTCCGCGATGTTGGACGCCAAGTTCAGTCCTTCGACTCCGGACATGGACGGCTCGGAAGCATCCTCATTGTCTTCGGCGTCGCAGCCGTAGCGGTCTGGATCGTGACAGCCCTCGCCGGGGCCGAACAGTTCGCCTTCCTGCTGCAGACGCTGCGCTACGGCGGCTGA
- a CDS encoding MFS transporter: MTTSSMEPAAPVAPQPSGGRFRKTGWSVIWLLTLTIFSALTVGGLLAPLQEAAKADLGLSDLQLGMIIGTATAVPVAVLSLPIAWMVDHGMRTRLLIGLAALWAAGTIGTAFVQDFYGLFAARLVAGIGAGTVFPVVVSILADVCMPERRGRSMLLVSIGAWAGAAAAFALGGALFGYLSAHPGAGLLGLAPWRESHLLVGLGAALLVLPLFLMKEPARHEVEQTSTALGPTLRAFWKRRRFLGPLFVGQFSGSLAEGAAALWVGSVLIRQYGLGPAEFGTWIGLVILGSGVLGSLIGGYTADAGQKLRMRGGILLPALIATAVSIPASLYPIMPTVSGFALVLFVLLVGGTIVNLVNAAAIAVLIPNEERATSLAALKIIGTLVAGLVVPPVIAGMTTLLPGPSGLGQALAWLGAVTGVISLIGYWLAMINAPEAVAPETVAFRTSA; encoded by the coding sequence ATGACCACATCGTCCATGGAGCCGGCCGCCCCGGTGGCGCCTCAGCCCTCGGGCGGCAGGTTTCGCAAGACCGGCTGGAGTGTCATCTGGCTGCTGACCCTGACCATCTTTTCGGCCCTGACCGTGGGCGGGCTTTTGGCCCCTTTGCAGGAAGCCGCCAAGGCTGACCTCGGGCTCTCGGACCTTCAGCTCGGCATGATCATCGGCACGGCGACGGCGGTTCCGGTCGCCGTCCTGTCCCTGCCGATCGCCTGGATGGTGGATCACGGGATGCGAACCCGGCTTCTGATCGGGCTCGCTGCGCTCTGGGCCGCCGGGACCATCGGCACCGCCTTCGTGCAGGATTTTTACGGCCTGTTCGCCGCCCGGCTGGTCGCCGGCATCGGCGCCGGCACTGTCTTTCCTGTCGTCGTCTCCATCCTGGCCGACGTCTGCATGCCCGAGCGTCGGGGGCGGTCGATGCTGCTGGTCTCGATCGGGGCCTGGGCCGGGGCCGCCGCCGCCTTTGCCCTCGGTGGGGCGCTGTTCGGCTATCTTTCCGCCCATCCAGGGGCCGGCCTGTTGGGCCTCGCCCCCTGGCGCGAGAGCCACCTGCTGGTCGGCCTAGGCGCCGCCTTGCTGGTCCTGCCTCTGTTCCTGATGAAGGAGCCGGCGCGGCACGAGGTCGAACAGACAAGCACGGCGCTGGGCCCGACCCTGCGCGCCTTCTGGAAACGCCGTCGGTTTCTCGGGCCGTTGTTCGTCGGTCAGTTTTCCGGATCGCTTGCTGAAGGCGCAGCCGCGCTCTGGGTCGGCTCGGTCCTGATCCGCCAGTATGGCCTGGGGCCCGCCGAGTTTGGAACCTGGATCGGGCTGGTTATCCTGGGATCTGGCGTCCTCGGGTCCCTGATCGGGGGGTATACGGCCGACGCCGGCCAGAAGCTCAGGATGCGCGGCGGCATTCTGCTGCCGGCCCTGATCGCCACCGCCGTCAGCATACCGGCCAGCCTGTACCCGATCATGCCGACGGTCAGCGGTTTCGCCCTGGTCCTGTTCGTCCTGCTGGTGGGGGGGACTATCGTCAATCTGGTCAACGCCGCCGCCATCGCTGTGCTGATCCCCAATGAGGAGCGCGCCACGAGCCTGGCCGCCCTGAAGATTATCGGCACCCTCGTGGCCGGGTTGGTGGTCCCGCCGGTCATCGCCGGAATGACCACGCTCCTGCCGGGACCGTCGGGCCTGGGCCAGGCCCTTGCCTGGCTGGGGGCGGTGACGGGTGTGATCTCGCTGATCGGCTACTGGCTGGCCATGATCAATGCGCCCGAGGCCGTTGCGCCCGAGACCGTTGCGTTCAGGACCAGCGCCTGA